In a genomic window of Siniperca chuatsi isolate FFG_IHB_CAS linkage group LG1, ASM2008510v1, whole genome shotgun sequence:
- the LOC122867405 gene encoding EGF-like repeat and discoidin I-like domain-containing protein 3 isoform X2, whose protein sequence is MKRPGNVKTAILTTFNVALLLCLHSVRGDYCEVNLCHNGGTCVTGVGEDPFICICADGFGGDTCNLTETGPCSPTPCKNDGSCEVIAPTRRGDVFNEYICKCQPGFEGAHCQINVNDCANQPCKNGGMCRDLDGDYTCQCPSPYVGKQCQLRCTSLLGMEGGAIVESQISASSVHYGILGLQRWGPELARLNNQGIVNAWTSAGHDRNPWIEINMQKKMRLTGIITQGASRMGTAEYIKAFKVASSFDGNAYTTYRVDGQRREKVFVGNTDNDSTKTNLFDPPIVAQYIRIIPVICRKACTLRMELVGCELNGCSEPLGMKSRLISDGQLSASSSFRTWGIDTFTWHPQFARLDKQGKTNAWSPAHNNRSEWIQVDLEKTKRLTGIITQGAKDFGVVQFVSVFKVAYSNDGESWSMVKENTSNDKLFQGNIDNNTHKKNLFEPPFYARYVRVVPWEWHERITLRMELLGCDD, encoded by the exons GTGACTACTGTGAGGTGAATCTTTGCCATAATGGAGGAACATGTGTGACAGGGGTAGGAGAGGATCCATTCATCTGTATCTGCGCGGATGGCTTTGGTGGCGACACCTGCAACCTGACAGAGACAG GACCCTGCAGTCCTACCCCCTGCAAGAACGATGGGTCGTGCGAGGTCATCGCTCCGACCAGACGAGGAGACGTTTTCAACGAGTACATCTGCAAGTGCCAGCCCGGCTTCGAGGGAGCGCACTGCCAGATCA ATGTGAATGACTGTGCAAACCAGCCCTGTAAGAATGGAGGGATGTGTCGAGATCTTGATGGAGACTACACCTGCCAGTGCCCCTCACCATATGTTGGGAAGCAGTGCCAGCTAC GTTGCACTTCTCTGctggggatggagggaggagcaATCGTGGAGTCCCAGATTTCAGCGTCCTCCGTGCACTACGGCATTCTGGGTCTTCAGCGCTGGGGCCCGGAGTTGGCTCGACTCAACAACCAAGGCATCGTCAATGCCTGGACGTCAGCCGGCCATGACAGGAACCCCTGGATCGAG ATTAATATGCAGAAGAAGATGCGTCTGACGGGCATCATCACTCAGGGTGCCAGTCGCATGGGCACAGCTGAGTACATCAAGGCCTTCAAGGTGGCGAGCAGCTTTGATGGAAACGCTTATACCACTTACAGAGTGGATGGCCAACGGAGGGAGAAG GTTTTCGTGGGCAACACAGATAACGATAGCACAAAGACCAACCTTTTCGACCCTCCAATCGTGGCCCAGTACATCCGCATCATCCCTGTGATTTGCCGCAAAGCCTGCACGCTGCGCATGGAGTTGGTGGGCTGTGAACTGAATG GTTGCTCAGAGCCTCTGGGAATGAAGTCCCGCCTCATCTCAGATGGGCAGCTTTCGGCCTCCAGCTCTTTCCGGACATGGGGCATCGATACCTTCACGTGGCACCCTCAGTTTGCCCGGCTGGATAAGCAGGGAAAGACAAACGCTTGGTCTCCTGCCCACAACAACCGCTCAGAGTGGATCCAG GTGGATCTAGAGAAGACAAAGCGCCTCACAGGCATCATCACTCAGGGGGCCAAGGACTTTGGGGTGGTGCAGTTTGTGTCAGTGTTTAAAGTTGCTTACAGTAACGATGGAGAGTCATGGAGTATGGTGAAGGAGAACACCAGCAATGATAAG CTTTTCCAAGGCAACATCGACAACAACACCCATAAGAAGAATCTATTTGAGCCTCCGTTCTACGCTCGATATGTCCGAGTCGTCCCCTGGGAGTGGCACGAGCGCATCACTCTACGCATGGAGCTGCTGGGCTGTGATGACTAG
- the LOC122867405 gene encoding EGF-like repeat and discoidin I-like domain-containing protein 3 isoform X1 has protein sequence MKRPGNVKTAILTTFNVALLLCLHSVRGDYCEVNLCHNGGTCVTGVGEDPFICICADGFGGDTCNLTETGPCSPTPCKNDGSCEVIAPTRRGDVFNEYICKCQPGFEGAHCQINVNDCANQPCKNGGMCRDLDGDYTCQCPSPYVGKQCQLRCTSLLGMEGGAIVESQISASSVHYGILGLQRWGPELARLNNQGIVNAWTSAGHDRNPWIEINMQKKMRLTGIITQGASRMGTAEYIKAFKVASSFDGNAYTTYRVDGQRREKVFVGNTDNDSTKTNLFDPPIVAQYIRIIPVICRKACTLRMELVGCELNVYSNTAGCSEPLGMKSRLISDGQLSASSSFRTWGIDTFTWHPQFARLDKQGKTNAWSPAHNNRSEWIQVDLEKTKRLTGIITQGAKDFGVVQFVSVFKVAYSNDGESWSMVKENTSNDKLFQGNIDNNTHKKNLFEPPFYARYVRVVPWEWHERITLRMELLGCDD, from the exons GTGACTACTGTGAGGTGAATCTTTGCCATAATGGAGGAACATGTGTGACAGGGGTAGGAGAGGATCCATTCATCTGTATCTGCGCGGATGGCTTTGGTGGCGACACCTGCAACCTGACAGAGACAG GACCCTGCAGTCCTACCCCCTGCAAGAACGATGGGTCGTGCGAGGTCATCGCTCCGACCAGACGAGGAGACGTTTTCAACGAGTACATCTGCAAGTGCCAGCCCGGCTTCGAGGGAGCGCACTGCCAGATCA ATGTGAATGACTGTGCAAACCAGCCCTGTAAGAATGGAGGGATGTGTCGAGATCTTGATGGAGACTACACCTGCCAGTGCCCCTCACCATATGTTGGGAAGCAGTGCCAGCTAC GTTGCACTTCTCTGctggggatggagggaggagcaATCGTGGAGTCCCAGATTTCAGCGTCCTCCGTGCACTACGGCATTCTGGGTCTTCAGCGCTGGGGCCCGGAGTTGGCTCGACTCAACAACCAAGGCATCGTCAATGCCTGGACGTCAGCCGGCCATGACAGGAACCCCTGGATCGAG ATTAATATGCAGAAGAAGATGCGTCTGACGGGCATCATCACTCAGGGTGCCAGTCGCATGGGCACAGCTGAGTACATCAAGGCCTTCAAGGTGGCGAGCAGCTTTGATGGAAACGCTTATACCACTTACAGAGTGGATGGCCAACGGAGGGAGAAG GTTTTCGTGGGCAACACAGATAACGATAGCACAAAGACCAACCTTTTCGACCCTCCAATCGTGGCCCAGTACATCCGCATCATCCCTGTGATTTGCCGCAAAGCCTGCACGCTGCGCATGGAGTTGGTGGGCTGTGAACTGAATG tttattcaaacacGGCAGGTTGCTCAGAGCCTCTGGGAATGAAGTCCCGCCTCATCTCAGATGGGCAGCTTTCGGCCTCCAGCTCTTTCCGGACATGGGGCATCGATACCTTCACGTGGCACCCTCAGTTTGCCCGGCTGGATAAGCAGGGAAAGACAAACGCTTGGTCTCCTGCCCACAACAACCGCTCAGAGTGGATCCAG GTGGATCTAGAGAAGACAAAGCGCCTCACAGGCATCATCACTCAGGGGGCCAAGGACTTTGGGGTGGTGCAGTTTGTGTCAGTGTTTAAAGTTGCTTACAGTAACGATGGAGAGTCATGGAGTATGGTGAAGGAGAACACCAGCAATGATAAG CTTTTCCAAGGCAACATCGACAACAACACCCATAAGAAGAATCTATTTGAGCCTCCGTTCTACGCTCGATATGTCCGAGTCGTCCCCTGGGAGTGGCACGAGCGCATCACTCTACGCATGGAGCTGCTGGGCTGTGATGACTAG